One window of the Pseudomonas lurida genome contains the following:
- a CDS encoding DNA translocase FtsK — protein MKKSAATPKAAVVPAWRQHLHYRLKEGALIAIGALCLFLMMALLTYGKDDPGWSHNSKIEDVQNFGGPAGSYSADILFMVLGYFAYIFPLLLAIKTWQIFRQRHEPWQWSGWLFSWRLIGLVFLVLSGAALAHIHFHAPTGLPAGAGGALGESLGDLARKSLNIQGSTLMFIALFLFGLTVFTDLSWFKVMDVTGKITLDLLELFQGAANRWWAARVDRKRMVAQLREVDTRVNEVVAPSTPDRREQAKVKERLIEREQALSKHMSDREKQVPPVIAPAPPKPAEPSHRVQKEKQAPLFVDSAVEGTLPPISILDPAEKKQLNYSPESLAAVGHLLEIKLKEFGVEVSVDSIHPGPVITRYEIQPAAGVKVSRIANLAKDLARSLAVTSVRVVEVIPGKTTVGIEIPNEDRQIVRFSEVLSTPEYDNFKSPVTLALGHDIGGKPVITDLAKMPHLLVAGTTGSGKSVGVNAMILSILFKSGPEDAKLIMIDPKMLELSIYEGIPHLLCPVVTDMKDAANALRWSVAEMERRYKLMAKMGVRNLSGFNAKVKEAQEAGTPLTDPLYKRESIHDEAPLLSKLPTIVVVVDEFADMMMIVGKKVEELIARIAQKARAAGIHLILATQRPSVDVITGLIKANIPTRMAFQVSSKIDSRTIIDQGGAEQLLGHGDMLYMPPGTSLPIRVHGAFVSDDEVHRVVEAWKLRGAPEYNDDILAGVEEAGSGFDGGSSGGDDDAETDALYDEAVAFVLESRRASISAVQRKLKIGYNRAARMIEAMEMAGVVTAMNTNGSREVIAPGQMRD, from the coding sequence TTGAAGAAATCCGCCGCAACACCTAAAGCAGCCGTGGTGCCAGCCTGGCGCCAGCACCTGCATTATCGCCTCAAGGAAGGCGCGCTGATCGCTATCGGCGCCCTGTGCCTGTTCCTGATGATGGCCTTGCTGACCTATGGCAAGGACGATCCGGGCTGGAGCCACAACAGCAAGATCGAAGACGTGCAGAACTTCGGTGGGCCTGCCGGTTCCTACAGCGCCGATATCCTGTTCATGGTGCTGGGTTACTTCGCCTATATCTTCCCGCTGCTGCTGGCGATCAAGACCTGGCAGATCTTCCGCCAGCGTCACGAGCCATGGCAGTGGAGCGGTTGGCTGTTCTCCTGGCGCCTGATCGGGCTGGTGTTCCTGGTGCTGTCCGGCGCGGCCCTGGCCCATATCCACTTCCATGCACCCACTGGCCTGCCGGCGGGCGCGGGCGGTGCGCTGGGCGAAAGCCTCGGCGACCTGGCGCGCAAGTCCCTGAACATCCAGGGCAGCACCCTGATGTTCATTGCGCTGTTCCTGTTCGGCCTTACTGTGTTCACCGACCTGTCATGGTTCAAGGTGATGGACGTGACCGGCAAGATCACCCTCGACCTGCTGGAACTGTTCCAGGGTGCCGCGAACCGCTGGTGGGCGGCGCGCGTCGACCGCAAGCGCATGGTGGCCCAATTGCGTGAGGTGGACACCCGCGTCAATGAAGTCGTGGCCCCGAGCACGCCGGACCGGCGCGAGCAGGCCAAGGTCAAGGAGCGCTTGATCGAGCGCGAGCAGGCCCTGAGCAAACACATGTCGGACCGCGAGAAGCAGGTGCCGCCCGTGATTGCCCCAGCGCCGCCGAAGCCGGCGGAACCGAGCCATCGTGTGCAGAAAGAGAAGCAGGCACCGCTGTTCGTCGACAGCGCGGTCGAGGGCACCTTGCCGCCGATCTCGATCCTCGATCCGGCCGAAAAGAAACAACTCAACTATTCACCGGAATCCCTGGCGGCCGTCGGCCACTTGCTGGAAATCAAGCTCAAGGAGTTCGGCGTCGAAGTGTCGGTGGACTCCATCCACCCCGGCCCGGTGATCACCCGTTACGAAATCCAGCCGGCTGCCGGCGTGAAGGTCAGCCGTATCGCCAACCTGGCGAAAGACCTGGCCCGTTCCCTGGCCGTGACCAGTGTGCGCGTGGTGGAAGTCATCCCTGGCAAGACCACCGTGGGTATCGAGATTCCCAACGAAGACCGCCAGATCGTGCGCTTCTCCGAAGTGCTGTCGACCCCCGAGTACGACAACTTCAAGTCGCCGGTTACCCTGGCCCTGGGCCACGATATCGGTGGCAAGCCGGTCATCACCGACCTGGCGAAGATGCCTCACCTGCTGGTGGCCGGTACCACCGGCTCCGGTAAGTCGGTGGGTGTGAACGCGATGATCCTGTCGATCCTGTTCAAGTCCGGCCCGGAAGACGCCAAGCTGATCATGATCGACCCGAAGATGCTGGAGTTGTCGATCTACGAAGGCATCCCGCACCTGCTGTGTCCGGTGGTTACTGACATGAAGGACGCCGCCAACGCCCTACGCTGGAGCGTTGCCGAGATGGAACGCCGCTACAAGCTGATGGCGAAGATGGGCGTGCGTAACCTCTCTGGCTTCAACGCCAAGGTCAAGGAAGCCCAGGAGGCCGGCACGCCGCTCACCGACCCGCTGTACAAGCGCGAAAGCATCCACGACGAAGCGCCACTGCTGAGCAAGCTGCCGACCATCGTGGTGGTGGTCGACGAATTCGCCGACATGATGATGATCGTCGGCAAGAAGGTTGAAGAGCTGATTGCACGTATCGCCCAGAAGGCCCGTGCGGCCGGTATTCACTTGATCCTCGCGACCCAGCGGCCGTCGGTTGACGTGATCACGGGCCTGATCAAGGCCAACATCCCGACCCGTATGGCGTTCCAGGTGTCGAGCAAGATCGACTCGCGGACCATCATCGACCAGGGCGGCGCCGAACAACTGCTCGGCCACGGTGACATGCTCTATATGCCGCCGGGCACCAGCCTGCCGATCCGGGTGCATGGCGCCTTTGTTTCCGACGATGAAGTCCACCGCGTGGTAGAGGCTTGGAAACTGCGTGGCGCACCGGAATACAACGACGATATCCTCGCCGGTGTGGAAGAGGCCGGCAGTGGCTTCGACGGCGGCAGCAGCGGTGGCGACGATGACGCCGAGACCGACGCGCTGTATGACGAAGCCGTGGCCTTCGTACTGGAAAGCCGTCGCGCCTCGATCTCTGCTGTGCAGCGCAAGCTGAAAATCGGCTACAACCGCGCCGCCCGCATGATCGAAGCGATGGAAATGGCCGGCGTCGTTACCGCAATGAACACCAACGGCTCGCGCGAAGTCATTGCCCCCGGGCAGATGCGCGACTGA
- the aat gene encoding leucyl/phenylalanyl-tRNA--protein transferase: MLTWLQRDTLTFPPLAKAMREPNGLLAAGGDLSAERLIKAYRHGCFPWFSEGQPILWWSPDPRTVIFPDELHVSRSLGKLLRQKRYTVTFDQDFAAVIQACAAPRAYAEGTWITESIQSAYLELHQRGYAHSVEVWDNGELVGGLYGLAMGQLFFGESMFSRADNASKFGFATLTRQLQAWGFVLIDCQMPNDHLHSLGARAISRSDFAGFLRDHLDQPSSGPWVS, from the coding sequence ATGCTGACCTGGTTACAACGCGACACCCTGACGTTCCCACCGCTGGCCAAAGCCATGCGCGAACCCAATGGCCTGCTCGCTGCCGGCGGCGACTTGTCCGCCGAGCGACTGATCAAGGCATACCGCCACGGCTGCTTCCCGTGGTTCTCGGAAGGCCAACCGATCCTCTGGTGGTCGCCCGACCCACGCACCGTGATATTCCCCGACGAGCTGCACGTCTCGCGCAGCCTGGGCAAACTGTTGCGCCAGAAGCGCTACACCGTGACCTTCGACCAGGACTTCGCCGCAGTCATCCAGGCCTGTGCCGCACCGCGCGCCTATGCGGAGGGTACGTGGATCACCGAGAGCATCCAGAGCGCCTACCTGGAGTTGCACCAGCGCGGTTATGCCCACTCGGTGGAGGTCTGGGACAACGGTGAACTGGTCGGCGGCCTGTATGGCCTGGCGATGGGCCAGCTATTTTTTGGCGAGTCCATGTTCAGCCGCGCCGACAACGCCTCGAAATTCGGCTTCGCCACGCTGACCCGTCAACTGCAGGCTTGGGGTTTTGTGCTGATCGACTGCCAGATGCCCAACGATCACCTGCACAGCCTGGGCGCCCGCGCCATATCCCGCAGCGACTTCGCAGGTTTCCTGCGCGATCATCTGGACCAACCCAGCTCTGGACCGTGGGTTTCCTAG
- a CDS encoding arginyltransferase, which produces MTELARLKFYATQPHSCSYLPDEQATTLFLDPSQPMDVHVYADLSEMGFRRSGDHLYRPHCQNCNACVPARIPVAQFMPDRNQKRILKRNADLTVTATKPRFTEEYFDLYQRYIEERHADGDMFPPSRDQFSTFLVRDLPFSRFYEFRADGRLVAVAVTDLLPNGLSAVYTFYEPAEERRSLGRFAILWQIGEALRQELEAVYLGYWIKNCKKMNYKTQYRPIELLINQRWVTLN; this is translated from the coding sequence ATGACCGAGTTGGCGCGCTTGAAGTTTTATGCCACTCAACCCCACTCTTGCAGCTATCTGCCCGACGAGCAGGCCACCACACTGTTCCTCGACCCCAGCCAGCCTATGGACGTGCATGTGTATGCCGACCTGTCGGAGATGGGCTTTCGGCGCAGTGGCGATCATCTCTACCGGCCGCACTGCCAGAATTGCAATGCCTGTGTACCGGCGCGCATCCCCGTGGCCCAGTTCATGCCGGACCGTAACCAGAAACGCATCCTCAAGCGCAACGCCGACCTGACGGTGACGGCGACCAAGCCACGTTTCACCGAAGAGTACTTCGACCTTTACCAGCGCTATATCGAGGAACGGCACGCTGATGGCGATATGTTCCCGCCCAGTCGCGACCAGTTTTCCACGTTCCTGGTGCGTGACCTGCCCTTCTCGCGCTTCTACGAGTTTCGTGCAGACGGCCGACTGGTGGCGGTTGCCGTGACCGATCTGTTGCCCAATGGCCTGTCAGCGGTCTACACCTTCTATGAACCTGCCGAAGAACGTCGCAGCCTGGGACGCTTCGCGATCCTCTGGCAGATCGGTGAAGCACTGCGCCAGGAACTGGAGGCGGTGTACCTCGGATACTGGATCAAGAACTGCAAAAAGATGAACTACAAGACCCAATATCGGCCCATAGAACTGCTGATTAATCAAAGATGGGTCACGCTTAACTAG
- the infA gene encoding translation initiation factor IF-1 has protein sequence MSKEDSFEMEGTVVDTLPNTMFRVELENGHVVTAHISGKMRKNYIRILTGDKVRVELTPYDLSKGRITYRAR, from the coding sequence ATGTCGAAAGAAGACAGCTTCGAAATGGAAGGCACTGTCGTCGACACCCTGCCCAACACCATGTTTCGTGTGGAGTTGGAAAATGGGCACGTCGTAACCGCGCATATCTCCGGCAAGATGCGCAAGAACTACATTCGTATTCTTACCGGTGACAAAGTGCGCGTCGAGCTGACGCCCTATGACTTGAGCAAAGGGCGCATCACTTACCGCGCTCGTTAA